One part of the Sporosarcina ureae genome encodes these proteins:
- a CDS encoding helix-turn-helix domain-containing protein produces the protein MLTTKNIIFIVISCLFFSGCQEKKQQTMDLSVLDELKFSAWVTEWQWQSGVEDLRQVEGLDRAQVFAAYFDGEDHIYFRDKMDDAIAGMKKLSKERNIPLDLTIVNDLFLPDGTVVHKDSELIGRLIETPESRKQHIDNILEYIDTYQFEGLEIDYENINEEDLPNLIQFYQELHVVLEAQGKPLRIILEPNLHVEQYNFPTGPVYVMMAYNLHGGHSEPGPKADDEFIRKVVNKMNTLPGQPVIALSAGGFSWQHGNGETKTLTEMDAEGLAETADVVPMRDPSSGSMYFDYQDAHGDTFTVWYGDQQTLYQWMKISAEEGQTRVSLWRMGGMETSTLEFLNKAVNYKAKARGENEMFANHIKELRKQMNLTQAELAERVGIGRTALSKIENGAYYPSAKTMKKISDVLNKPIGEIFFNTDISS, from the coding sequence ATGCTAACTACTAAAAACATCATATTCATTGTGATTTCCTGCCTCTTTTTCAGTGGATGTCAGGAAAAGAAACAGCAAACTATGGATTTATCAGTTCTAGATGAATTGAAGTTTTCAGCTTGGGTTACAGAATGGCAATGGCAAAGCGGAGTGGAGGATCTACGACAAGTTGAAGGTCTTGATAGAGCACAGGTTTTTGCAGCATATTTCGATGGGGAAGATCACATTTACTTCCGCGATAAAATGGACGATGCCATTGCTGGTATGAAGAAGCTATCAAAAGAACGTAATATCCCGCTGGATTTAACGATTGTGAATGATCTGTTTCTACCCGATGGAACAGTTGTCCACAAAGATTCAGAGTTAATTGGACGATTGATAGAAACGCCTGAAAGTCGTAAACAACATATTGATAATATTTTGGAGTACATCGATACCTATCAATTTGAAGGTCTTGAAATAGACTACGAAAATATAAACGAAGAGGACTTGCCGAATTTGATCCAGTTTTATCAAGAACTGCATGTCGTTCTTGAAGCACAAGGAAAACCATTGCGTATTATATTGGAGCCTAACTTACACGTGGAACAATACAACTTTCCAACAGGACCGGTTTACGTCATGATGGCTTATAACTTACATGGGGGGCATTCCGAGCCGGGCCCAAAAGCGGATGACGAGTTCATCCGTAAAGTAGTGAATAAAATGAATACTCTTCCTGGGCAACCGGTTATCGCCTTATCAGCTGGCGGTTTTAGTTGGCAGCACGGAAATGGGGAAACGAAAACCCTCACAGAGATGGATGCAGAGGGTCTTGCTGAAACAGCGGATGTTGTACCTATGCGAGATCCATCGAGTGGCAGCATGTACTTTGATTACCAAGATGCACATGGTGATACGTTTACTGTTTGGTATGGAGATCAGCAAACCTTGTATCAATGGATGAAGATTTCAGCTGAAGAGGGACAGACGAGGGTTTCTTTATGGCGAATGGGGGGAATGGAAACATCCACATTGGAATTCCTGAATAAAGCCGTCAATTATAAAGCGAAGGCGAGAGGAGAAAACGAGATGTTTGCCAATCATATAAAAGAACTTAGGAAACAAATGAATCTGACGCAGGCAGAGTTGGCCGAGCGAGTGGGGATCGGACGTACAGCCTTATCCAAAATAGAGAACGGTGCGTACTATCCAAGTGCCAAAACAATGAAAAAGATTTCGGATGTACTTAATAAGCCAATTGGGGAAATATTTTTTAATACAGATATATCTTCATGA
- a CDS encoding polysaccharide deacetylase family protein, with the protein MADKKTMLELLDALEENNIPATFFLPGIRVAEEPEIAKLILERGHEIENNTLNQMEIRNMSYEQLYKEVKLSNEVIRNETGVTPRYVRTRSGDYNEELQAVTAQLGMDAVINYTINPREGDMQGAKTIGDYIERYITRGSIISMHTDINPEVVGSIPYIAKAVEKTGYKLVLLKELVDRGTERKSLEQITGYDRIKINPNYKDIKTNIFYDAQTEEKVIALTFDDWASDYTVSKILDILKEEKVPSTFFLIGKGVEKNPNLARAIYEQGHEVASHSYGHEVVTGMTPERLQEDLVKSHRAITEAIQARPTMLFRPATGEIDEETAKIAMATGYKSIALYDVTPFDWDLENDADEIVKRVINKRGDGSVIVLHILDGTHTIEALPKVIHTLREEGYTFKHMSELMRMKNN; encoded by the coding sequence ATGGCTGATAAAAAGACGATGTTGGAACTTTTGGATGCATTAGAGGAAAACAATATTCCTGCTACATTCTTTTTACCTGGTATTCGGGTAGCAGAAGAGCCTGAAATTGCTAAGTTGATTTTGGAACGTGGTCATGAAATAGAAAACAACACATTGAATCAAATGGAAATTCGGAATATGAGTTATGAACAGCTATATAAAGAAGTGAAACTGAGTAATGAAGTAATTCGAAATGAAACCGGTGTTACACCTCGTTATGTAAGGACTAGATCTGGTGATTACAATGAAGAACTGCAAGCAGTCACTGCACAACTGGGAATGGATGCAGTCATTAATTACACAATCAATCCACGTGAAGGGGATATGCAAGGGGCTAAAACAATTGGAGACTATATTGAAAGATATATAACACGCGGGTCCATCATTTCTATGCATACGGACATCAATCCCGAGGTAGTAGGATCCATTCCATATATCGCAAAAGCTGTAGAAAAAACAGGCTATAAATTGGTCCTGCTAAAAGAACTGGTCGATAGGGGAACTGAACGCAAATCACTGGAGCAAATTACAGGCTATGATCGAATCAAAATCAATCCAAACTATAAAGACATCAAAACCAACATCTTCTACGACGCTCAAACGGAAGAAAAAGTTATTGCACTGACATTCGATGACTGGGCAAGCGACTATACAGTGTCCAAGATTCTAGACATTTTAAAAGAGGAGAAGGTTCCGTCCACGTTCTTCCTGATTGGTAAAGGTGTAGAGAAGAATCCAAACCTAGCACGAGCAATTTATGAACAGGGGCATGAAGTAGCAAGTCACTCATACGGTCATGAAGTTGTAACAGGGATGACCCCTGAAAGGTTACAAGAGGATTTGGTGAAATCCCACAGAGCGATTACCGAAGCTATTCAAGCAAGGCCCACAATGTTATTTCGTCCTGCTACAGGAGAAATAGATGAAGAAACTGCAAAGATTGCTATGGCTACAGGTTATAAAAGTATTGCATTATATGATGTCACACCGTTTGACTGGGACCTGGAAAATGATGCAGATGAAATTGTAAAACGCGTCATCAATAAACGCGGAGATGGAAGCGTCATCGTACTTCACATCTTAGATGGCACACATACGATCGAAGCCCTACCTAAGGTGATTCATACATTACGCGAGGAAGGCTACACATTTAAACATATGTCCGAATTAATGCGAATGAAGAATAACTAA
- a CDS encoding helix-turn-helix domain-containing protein: MNEFGNRLRKLREQREMTLRYLADRADLSYSFIASLEKGRYNPSRETICALAAALETDKNELLILAGYLPNETVDQAISSSKNKRQPKDLALENILRGQVSFNGIDLSDADKNALLAFMQTMFSLRK, encoded by the coding sequence TTGAACGAGTTTGGAAATCGTCTACGGAAATTACGTGAACAACGTGAAATGACTTTACGTTATTTGGCAGATCGCGCTGACTTGAGCTACTCTTTCATTGCTTCACTGGAGAAAGGTAGATACAATCCTTCTCGTGAAACGATTTGTGCATTGGCAGCTGCGTTAGAGACGGATAAAAACGAGTTACTAATATTGGCAGGTTACTTACCTAACGAAACAGTAGATCAAGCCATCTCTTCTTCAAAAAACAAGAGACAACCTAAAGATCTTGCTCTTGAGAATATTTTACGCGGACAAGTATCTTTTAACGGAATAGACTTATCTGACGCAGATAAAAATGCACTGTTGGCCTTCATGCAAACTATGTTTAGTTTGAGAAAATAA
- a CDS encoding glycosyltransferase family 2 protein has product MVKEKLTTKTVVRHTSESTLLPNVPIVRRDEEGNMVETNRLLKDSCSCDFNVIMKEKMFGTKMKTKAIEISKTELIVDFDSSMNALKAGDVVNLRFKIPEGTLGEGYESTVRIQGTVSWQEVKMPNGEVSWKMVFRFVESLDTYFQRTKWRFITTITLASLLLVSFFIVLMRVESLVYFKFNKFIYFYSLIAATFLLTRYIFGALYKNVPINPNYRPGVSIIIPVFNEEEWIHKTIYSCLNQNYPIDKLEVIVVDDQSTDLTVENVWKAVEKLGQEDEVYKIKERLQVYVMPKNGGKREALVDGVAMAKHDLVVFVDSDSFLEPNAILNLVQPFQDPKMGGVAGRTDVENKYANSITKLQVVRYYIAFRVMKAAESYFDCVTCLSGPLSCYRKSLILEHQEDWLNQTFLGQPATFGDDRSMTNFILQTHRTAYQDKAICSTVVPDKFGVFLKQQMRWKRSWLRESLRAGTFIWKKEVFMALFFYVGLIVPIAAPVVVLYNLVYVPLYHGIFPATFLMGLFLMAFMMSAAYLFFKRSSLWIFGFVFVLMYEAVLLWQMPVAWVTFWKSTWGTRDTPQDIEAREKKLGKKLKKDPLTIKS; this is encoded by the coding sequence ATGGTGAAAGAAAAACTAACGACCAAAACAGTAGTCAGACACACTAGTGAATCGACACTTCTTCCGAACGTTCCAATAGTTCGAAGAGATGAAGAAGGCAACATGGTCGAAACAAATCGCCTGTTGAAAGATTCCTGCTCATGCGACTTCAACGTCATAATGAAAGAAAAAATGTTCGGCACTAAAATGAAAACAAAAGCTATCGAAATATCTAAAACTGAGCTGATTGTGGACTTCGATTCATCTATGAATGCACTGAAAGCCGGTGATGTTGTAAACTTACGCTTTAAAATTCCCGAAGGAACATTGGGCGAAGGGTACGAGTCGACAGTGAGAATCCAAGGAACAGTTAGCTGGCAAGAAGTGAAGATGCCAAATGGTGAAGTAAGCTGGAAAATGGTATTCAGATTTGTTGAATCTTTGGATACGTACTTCCAAAGAACGAAATGGAGATTTATTACGACTATCACTCTTGCCAGTCTACTGCTCGTATCATTCTTCATTGTATTAATGCGTGTTGAAAGTTTAGTCTACTTTAAATTCAATAAATTCATTTACTTCTATAGTCTCATTGCAGCTACCTTCTTGCTGACTCGTTATATATTTGGAGCCTTATATAAAAATGTCCCAATTAACCCAAATTATCGTCCGGGTGTTTCCATTATCATTCCTGTCTTCAATGAAGAGGAATGGATTCATAAAACGATTTACAGCTGTCTAAATCAGAACTATCCTATCGACAAGCTGGAAGTAATCGTTGTAGATGATCAGTCTACAGATCTCACGGTAGAAAATGTTTGGAAAGCGGTAGAAAAGTTGGGACAAGAAGATGAAGTTTACAAAATAAAAGAGCGATTACAAGTATACGTTATGCCGAAAAACGGTGGGAAACGCGAAGCTTTGGTTGATGGTGTAGCAATGGCTAAGCACGACCTCGTAGTATTCGTTGATTCTGATAGTTTTCTAGAACCAAACGCCATTTTGAATTTAGTCCAGCCGTTTCAAGATCCTAAAATGGGTGGCGTTGCTGGTCGAACGGATGTTGAAAATAAATATGCAAACAGTATTACTAAATTACAAGTTGTACGTTATTACATTGCCTTCCGCGTCATGAAGGCAGCTGAATCATACTTTGATTGCGTTACTTGTTTATCGGGTCCGCTTTCTTGTTACAGAAAATCCTTGATTCTCGAACACCAGGAAGATTGGCTCAATCAAACCTTCTTAGGCCAGCCAGCAACATTTGGTGATGATCGCAGTATGACCAACTTTATTTTACAAACACATCGCACAGCATATCAAGATAAAGCAATTTGTTCGACAGTTGTACCTGATAAATTTGGTGTGTTTTTAAAACAACAAATGCGTTGGAAACGTTCGTGGTTACGTGAATCACTACGTGCAGGAACTTTTATTTGGAAAAAGGAAGTATTCATGGCTTTGTTCTTTTATGTAGGACTGATTGTACCGATAGCCGCGCCAGTAGTTGTACTGTACAACTTAGTATATGTACCGCTGTATCACGGTATATTCCCAGCGACATTTTTAATGGGACTATTCCTAATGGCCTTCATGATGAGCGCGGCTTACTTGTTCTTTAAAAGAAGCAGCTTGTGGATCTTCGGATTTGTCTTCGTGTTGATGTATGAAGCAGTTCTTTTGTGGCAGATGCCGGTTGCCTGGGTAACCTTCTGGAAATCTACTTGGGGAACACGTGATACACCACAAGACATCGAAGCACGAGAGAAGAAATTGGGGAAGAAGTTGAAAAAAGATCCTCTAACTATCAAATCATAA
- a CDS encoding polysaccharide deacetylase family protein — protein MKQKNNEVLDYEMKNRRKVRRSIFQLAILLIVVFLVFQTFVEMNRYDATDSKEWKNKKGFIALSYPGVSRDGSDSLFAKKQLQQQLQALTDQGFVTISQQDVLDFYKKKKPLPEKALFLAFEDGRTDTSVFVNPLLKKYNYKATLLSFANKLNEKDKRFLQPSHLKQMQKSGFWELGSNGNRLTYINIFNKAGTFLNIRNDEEVLSKDEIDSYNHFSMDFIRDQYLIPSENRVEMERRITKDYEEMRQTYQKQLGSTPGVYMIMHANGLYNTANNLVTEVNDKEIRKTFDMHFNQEGDAYNTKDNELYNLTRVQPVPSWSTNHLLMKIQKDTNQKVEFVKGNEKQARQWKEVEGAAEFNENTITLTSKARKQGKLILTESNDKDIQFTGKVGGDVEGQQSIFLRRSDNGDGYVKIAFENDQIIIEEKVEGHLNELLDTQSIEIINHAQATDSDESTSRNENEVQQEKLPNEKYIEMKLQDNKLSIWINDKKVINKLAINPDIQAGKLALGSTWITGDFNDPIHDAHFSDITITSLANKDVAQTTLFTNEIQKPQQVMYTFVGSIKSAMNWVVDNF, from the coding sequence ATGAAACAAAAAAATAATGAAGTATTAGATTATGAAATGAAGAATCGTAGGAAAGTAAGACGTTCGATTTTTCAATTAGCTATCTTACTGATCGTAGTCTTCCTTGTATTCCAAACGTTTGTCGAAATGAATCGTTATGATGCAACAGATAGTAAGGAATGGAAAAACAAGAAAGGCTTTATTGCACTATCCTATCCTGGTGTATCGAGGGATGGTTCAGATTCACTGTTTGCTAAGAAGCAATTGCAACAGCAGCTGCAAGCGTTAACAGACCAAGGATTCGTGACCATCTCTCAACAAGATGTCTTGGACTTCTATAAGAAAAAGAAACCATTACCCGAAAAGGCATTGTTTCTTGCTTTTGAAGATGGCCGTACGGATACGAGTGTATTCGTCAATCCATTGTTGAAGAAATATAACTACAAAGCAACATTACTATCCTTTGCCAATAAATTGAATGAGAAGGATAAACGGTTTTTGCAGCCTTCACATTTGAAGCAGATGCAAAAAAGCGGTTTTTGGGAATTAGGCAGTAATGGCAACCGCTTAACATATATCAATATCTTCAATAAAGCAGGCACATTTCTGAACATACGCAATGATGAGGAAGTACTGAGTAAGGATGAAATCGATTCGTACAATCACTTTTCGATGGACTTTATCCGCGATCAGTACTTGATCCCTAGTGAAAATCGTGTAGAGATGGAGCGACGAATTACAAAGGATTACGAAGAGATGCGTCAAACATATCAAAAACAGTTGGGTTCGACACCGGGTGTCTACATGATCATGCACGCCAATGGGCTCTACAATACGGCAAACAATTTGGTTACCGAAGTAAACGACAAGGAAATTAGAAAGACTTTCGATATGCACTTCAATCAAGAAGGAGACGCGTACAACACAAAGGATAATGAATTATATAATCTTACACGTGTCCAGCCCGTGCCTTCCTGGTCAACCAATCATTTGCTAATGAAAATTCAAAAAGACACCAACCAAAAAGTAGAATTTGTAAAAGGGAATGAAAAACAAGCGAGGCAATGGAAGGAAGTGGAAGGGGCGGCTGAGTTCAACGAGAACACCATTACACTTACATCAAAAGCAAGAAAGCAAGGGAAATTGATATTGACAGAGAGTAATGACAAAGACATTCAATTTACTGGCAAAGTGGGCGGGGATGTTGAAGGTCAACAATCCATTTTCTTACGGCGTAGTGATAATGGTGATGGATATGTGAAAATAGCATTTGAAAATGATCAAATAATTATTGAAGAAAAAGTAGAAGGTCATTTGAATGAATTGCTTGATACCCAGTCAATTGAGATAATCAATCACGCTCAAGCGACTGATAGTGATGAGTCCACTTCAAGAAATGAAAATGAAGTGCAACAAGAAAAACTACCCAACGAAAAGTATATAGAAATGAAGCTTCAAGATAATAAGTTATCCATTTGGATAAATGACAAAAAAGTTATCAATAAGCTAGCTATCAATCCAGATATTCAAGCTGGCAAACTAGCACTTGGTTCTACATGGATAACAGGTGACTTTAATGATCCAATCCATGATGCACACTTCAGTGATATCACAATCACTTCATTAGCAAATAAAGACGTTGCGCAAACTACATTATTCACAAATGAAATACAAAAACCACAGCAAGTCATGTATACGTTTGTCGGTTCTATCAAGTCTGCAATGAACTGGGTTGTTGATAATTTCTAA
- a CDS encoding nucleotide sugar dehydrogenase codes for MANTLYERIADKQEKIAVVGLGYVGLPVAIAFSEVADVIGFDVSEKKIDQLFAGIDVTGDVGDERVRDTSMLFTSDEKDLQDAKFFVVAVPTPIQSGNLPDLKFLQLASQAVGRNMKKGSIVVYESTVYPGVTEEVCILELEAASNLKFGTDFTVGYSPERINPGDQVHRLENIVKIVSGSDKKTLDTVASVYEMIIDVGVYRAECIKVAEAAKVIENAQRDINIAFMNELSMLFNQMKIDTQAVLRAAKTKWNFLPFSPGLVGGHCIGIDPYYLTYKAEDCGYRSRILLAGRHINDSMAIYISQQILKNLAQQKVNMNDIKVGVLGLTFKEDCPDFRNTKVLDIINELKEYGIEPIVADPLADPQAVKEECGITLTSVDEFKDLHAVIVAVPHETYRGLRLEDFQQMFKSETTQLLVDIKGIYNKKEFEEQNIRYWSL; via the coding sequence ATGGCGAATACATTATACGAGCGAATCGCAGATAAACAGGAAAAGATTGCGGTAGTTGGTTTGGGTTACGTAGGACTACCGGTGGCTATCGCATTTTCGGAAGTGGCTGACGTCATAGGTTTCGATGTTAGTGAAAAAAAGATCGATCAATTATTCGCTGGAATTGACGTGACGGGCGATGTAGGAGACGAACGAGTACGCGATACAAGTATGCTATTCACTTCAGATGAAAAAGACTTACAAGATGCAAAGTTTTTCGTTGTCGCCGTTCCCACTCCTATTCAGTCAGGAAATCTCCCAGATTTAAAATTTCTTCAATTGGCCAGCCAAGCTGTGGGCCGAAATATGAAGAAAGGATCGATCGTAGTCTATGAATCAACAGTTTATCCAGGGGTTACAGAGGAAGTATGCATACTCGAACTTGAAGCAGCATCCAACCTGAAGTTTGGAACAGATTTTACGGTTGGCTACTCGCCAGAGCGAATTAATCCGGGTGATCAAGTACATCGTCTTGAAAATATTGTGAAAATCGTCTCGGGTAGTGATAAAAAAACACTGGATACTGTGGCAAGCGTCTATGAAATGATTATTGATGTCGGTGTATACCGTGCGGAATGTATCAAAGTAGCAGAAGCGGCAAAAGTTATTGAAAATGCACAACGGGATATCAACATTGCGTTCATGAATGAACTTTCCATGCTGTTCAATCAAATGAAGATTGACACACAGGCAGTCTTACGGGCGGCGAAAACCAAGTGGAACTTCTTACCGTTCTCACCGGGCTTAGTAGGAGGACATTGTATCGGAATTGACCCCTACTATTTAACATATAAAGCAGAAGATTGCGGTTACCGATCTAGGATATTACTTGCGGGGCGTCATATCAATGATTCCATGGCAATATACATTTCCCAGCAAATCCTTAAAAATCTGGCGCAGCAGAAAGTGAATATGAACGATATTAAAGTAGGCGTACTGGGCCTAACCTTTAAAGAAGATTGTCCCGACTTCCGTAACACGAAAGTACTCGATATTATCAATGAATTAAAAGAGTATGGAATCGAACCTATTGTAGCAGACCCATTAGCAGATCCCCAAGCAGTGAAAGAAGAATGTGGTATTACACTAACGTCAGTTGATGAATTCAAAGACTTGCATGCGGTGATTGTGGCAGTACCTCATGAAACATACAGGGGACTTAGGCTGGAAGATTTCCAGCAAATGTTCAAGTCAGAGACTACGCAGCTATTAGTAGATATAAAAGGTATCTACAATAAAAAGGAGTTTGAAGAGCAAAATATTCGATATTGGAGTCTATAA